GCTTGGGGCAACATCGCCCCGGAGCCTTGATGTTTCCATCCGCCCAGCAGCCACCTCGCGAGGGCCTTCTCGCCGAGGGGGCCAGTTCACAGATCTACTTGTCGCGGGACAACGTGGGCCGACCTGCGGCCCTCAAGCTCAGCCGAAGCGAGCGCTGGGATGCTTCGCTTCTCGCTGAGGCGCGTGCCGCCGCGCAATACCGCCATCCGTCCCTGCTGCCCGTGCTCGAACATGGCGTGGCGGAGGACGGTCGAATCTGGCTGCTTCTCCCATTACTGACGGGGAGCACCCTGTCGGACTGGCGACCACCGCTGACCGACTTGCTGGATGCTCTGACTGGGGTTGCCGACGCGCTCGATCTGCTCCACCACGGAGGAGTTGGGCACGCCGATCTCAAACCGGGGAATCTGCTCCTTGACGATCGGTCCGGGCCCCCACGGCTGTTGCTAGCCGATCTCGGCCTGCTAAGCCCGCTTGGCGAGGTTGCCCCTGGAGGCACACCGGCCTACTTGTCGCCGCGCCGACTTGACGGGCAGCCTCTGACCTGGCGAGACGATCTCCACTCCTTTGCGGTCTTGCTCTTTGAGGCGCTCGCGGGCGAGTTGCCTTGGTCGGCAAAGGTGGGCGACGCATTGCTTCAGTCGATTCGAGCGGGGCGGCTGGACTCCTTGCAGTCGCGGCGACCGGAACTCTCAGGCGAGATCGACGCGTACCTTGCAGAGACCCTTTGCGGCGACCGGGCTGGCAGAGGCGTCATGGGGTGGCTGGATGGGCTCCGAGCTCAGCTTGGGATTGCCCCTCATCCTCGATGCCTATTCTTGAGGGACGTGCCCCTTGGAGGTGAGGAAGGATCCATCGGCAACCGTACTGATCTTGTCCGCTGGTTGCAGGCGAATCTCTACTCAGTCACCAGTGACTCTGTGACTCCAGGGCACGAGGAGTTGAGGACGCTGGAGGTACTCGGGCAAGGCAGTCCGCAGCGCATGCGCAGCGTCCTCGAGACTCTGCTTCGGGAGCAAGAGCTCAAGGATCACTCAGGTTTGGCTGTCTTTGCGCACGGTCCTGCCGTGGCACGATCCGTCGTGTCCGAAGCGCTGGCATTGCGCGGCACGGCACCGGTGGTTGGGGACGCGGAAGTCAGTTCGGTCTTGGCATGCTTGCCCGTCCCCGCATCGCGAGCGCTGCTGAGAGAGTGGCTTGGGGATTTCGACATGCAGGTGAATGCTCTGCTGGAGCGGGGGGTGAGCGCAGGAGAGCTGACGTCGGTTGATGAGGTGCGAATCCAAGGGGTCGGGAGAATGGCAAGCCGTGACTTCTCGGCATCGGTGCCGCCTCTCCCCTCCGCCTTGTTTGCCGAGCTTTGGGGCAACTCCAAGGGACAGCACGCATCCAGGATCAGGATCGTGGCACTGGCGGCGGCAACCGCATCCAGTCGAATCCTGGACGGTCTTGGCCAGGCTGAGTTGCTGGATCTCATTGAGCGCGCGCCGGGCGAAGACTGCGATGAACTGCTGGAATTGCTCCGCTCCATGTCAGGAAGCGTTCGCGGGCGGATTCTGACGGGCTTGCTCACGATTGTGCGCAGGGTGAGGACAGACCAGCTTGATGCGGCGGTCGAAGCCTACTGGGATGTAGAGCCACTGCTTACGTTGGATGTCAGCGCGGCACTGAACAAGTTGCTCTTCTACCAGCTCTCGGAATCCGGGCGACTTCAGGAAGCAAGCGAGTTCCTGCGAAGATGGTCGCGCCATCGGGGCAAAGAGTGCTCCGGAACTGTCATCGAAATCCAGATGGCTGCGCGCGAAGTGTCGATCCTTGCGGCATATGGAGCTTTCGACGAGGCTCGCGAGAAGCTCGCTGGATACGAGGATCGGTTTGAAGGAAGGCGAGGTCGCTGGATTCTGCACATGGCGCAGACCAATCTTGCCGAGGCCGTCGGCGACCGCAGGGAGCGGATCGCTCAGTCCGAGCTGGCTCTCGCCGGGCTGGAGCGCGAGGGAGGAGCGGAGAGGATGCGCCTGGATCTTATCCTGTCGATCTGCGGCGCGATCATCCTGTGCAGTGACGCGGACCAGTGGGGTCGAATCCCCGATATGCTGCAACAGGCCGAAGGGCTTGCTTCGGAGTCTGAGGTGCTGCTGTTCCAGCAGCGCATCGATGTTCTTCATGCTCAGATGGCACTGTTCAGAGGTGACTTTGCCGAAGCCGAGCGGCGCTACTTGCGGGCGAAACGGGACGCGGAGCGCAGCGGTGAGCTGAGCAGAGCCCAGTACATCGAGGGTGGGCTCACCATCGTGCAGAAAGAGCGGGGGGAAGGGTACGATGCCTTGCGCCGGCTCGACGCCATCTCCAGCGATCGTCACGCCGCAGAAAGCCTCCGTGAGACACTGGACGGCCAAGACGAGCTGGCGGACGTCTGCATCCTCGTCGGCGACCTGGAGCGGGCGGCCGCGATCATCGAGGCTGGTCTGCCGGCTGCCGAGGAGACGGGGCGTGGCTTCTCCATCGGCATCTTTCGTGGGCTGCGCGGGAGGCTGCGCCATCTCCTCGGCGACCCGGCCGCCGCGGCGCCGGATCTCCGCGCCGCCGTCGAGCAACTCCAGGCGGCGCACGCGCTGCGTGACCGCAACCAGTATCTGCTGGAGCTCATCGACGCCGATTCCATGGAGGACAGGGACGGCGCGCGCGTCGCGGCGATCATCGAGCACGAGGAGGCGGTGAGCGAGCGGCGCCTGCTGCCCAAGGCCTGGCTGCTCGAATCGCGACGGCTGCGCCGGGCCGGAGCCGTGCGGGACGCGGCGCTCGCCCTGCAGCAGGCCTTCGAAGTGGCCGCGACGCTGGAGAACCCCGAGCATCGCTGGCCGCTGCATCTCGAGGCGGCCGAACTCGCGCTGGAGGCCGGCGCGGTCGAGGCTGCGCGCGAGGACCTCGAACGGGCGCTGGACATCCTCCGCGATCTCTCGCTCCAGTACCCCGCCGGGCCCCTGCGGGAGCGTTTCCTCGCCCGTCCCGATCGGCGTCTCGTGCTGGTGCGATTGCGGGCGCTCGACGTCTAGCGCTCGCTTGTGCATCCGACAAGGCTCGACTATCATGCCGGCGCTGGCGCCAATGCGCCGGCCGCCGCTCGATGCGTGACCCTGGAAGGAGTGACCATGGCCAAGAGCACCAAGGACTACCTGGGCGGAGACCCGGAGGGTCTGCTCACCCACGTCTGCACGACCATCCCCAAGGAGCATCTGCACCTGCCCGGCCCGGACATGGTGGACCGGATCTACGTGCCCAGCGACCGGAACAACCGCGTGCTGGGCAACCTGGAGTGGATCTTCCAGCACGGCCGGCTGGGGGGGAGCGGGTACATGTCGATCCTGCCCGTGGACCAGGGCATCGAGCACACGGCGGGGGCGTCGTTCGCGCCGAATCCGGCCTACTTCGATCCGGAGAACATCGTGAAGCTGGCCATCGAGGGCGGCTGCAACGCGGTGGCGTCGACCCTCGGCGTGCTCGGCGCCGTGGCGCGCGGCTACGCCCACAAGATCCCGTTCGTGGTGAAGCTCAACCACAACGAGCTGCTCACCTATCCCACCAAGTACGACCAGCGGCTCTTCGCGAACGTCGATCAGGCCTACGACATGGGCGCGGCGGCGGTGGGGGCCACCATCTACTTCGGCTCGGAGGAGTCGAGCCGTCAGATCGAGGAGATCAGCGAGGCCTTCGCGCACGCCCACGAGCTCGGCCTGGCGACGATCCTCTGGTGCTACCTGCGCAACAGCGCCTTCAAGAAGGGCGACACGGACTACCACGTCGCGGCCGACACCACCGCGCAGGCCAATCACCTGGGCGTGACCATCGAGGCGGACATCATCAAGCAGAAGCTGCCCGAGAACAACGGGGGCTTCAAGGCGGTCGGCTTCGGCAAGAGCCACCCCGACATGTACGGCAAGCTCTGCACGGACCATCCCATCGACCTGTGCCGCTGGCAGGTGGCGAACTGCTACATGGGGCGCATGGGGCTGATCAACTCGGGCGGCGCGTCCGGCGACAACGACTTCGCCGAGGCAGTGCGCACCGCGGTCATCAACAAGCGCGCCGGCGGCATGGGCCTGATCTCGGGTCGCAAGGCGTTCCAGCGGCCGATGGACGAGGGAGTCAAGCTGCTCAATGCCATCCAGGACGTCTACCTGGACGGCGGCGTGACCGTGGCCTGACGCCGCGACAGCGCGGTGAACGGGGGAGTCGCTCGGCGGCTCCCCCTCGTCGTTGGGGTCAGGCGAAGAGGGCGGCGGTCTCGTCGCGCGTGAGCACGTAGATGCCGAAGATGCCCAGCGCCGTGCCCAGGGGGAGATGCAGCAGGCTGAGGACGCAGACCACGAGCGCGAAGATCCGCCCCCAGCGCTTGTGCGAGAGCAGGCCGATGCCGGCGATCAGGCTCGGCAACGCGAGCAGCGCGAGAAAGCCGCCGACGCTGAGCCCGACGATGCTCGTCACCGCCATGGCGTCGGCGTCCCCCGACAGCAGCCCGCCACCCGCAACCGACACCAGAACGATGAGGGCGACGAGCAGTCCCAGGGCGCCCTGTGCGATGAGCAGGGAGCCGAGCAGCGTGACGTTCTGTCGCATGGCAGGTCCTTTCGCTGAGCCCGCGTCAGCCTACATCCGCCCGCCGCGGACCGCAAGCAAACGTCACGTCCCCTGGACGCGACCCCCCGCGCGGGCTATAGTGCCTGGCTCTGCAACGCCCTGGAGGCCACGATGATCGACACCGCCACCCTGCGCGAAACCGGCGCCTACCTGCTCGCCCAAGGCCGTGTGCGGCTGCTGCTGCACAAGCATCCCGACGGCGACGTCCTCGGCTCCTGCCTTGGGCTCGCGCGCTTCCTTGGCGCGCGGGGGGTGGACGTCGCCGTCTTCGGCCCCTTCGAGCGCTCGGTCAAGTTCAACTTCCTGGCCGGCTTCGACGCGATCGAGGACGGCCGCGAGGAGGTCCGCAACCCCGCCTTCGCCGACACGCTCTACGTCGTCGTGGACAGCACGGGCCTCGACCGCACGGGCTTCGCGGATGGCGATTTCCAGCGCCTCCTGCGCATCGATCACCACATCGGCGGCAGCGAGTACGACCCCCGTGATCTCAAGGACACCTCCTACGGCGCCACGGCGCTGCTGATCGCCGACCTGCTGCGCGCGCTGGACGAGGACGCCATCGACGCGGAGCTCGCGACCTGCCTCTACACGGGTCTCATGACCGACACCGGGGGCTTCCGCTACACGAACACCGACGCTCATGTCTTCCGCAGCGCCAGCTTCCTCGCCGAGCGGGGTGCCCGGCCCGCCGAGATCGCGGGCTTCGTGCACGAGCGGCGCGATCCCGTCTACCTGCTCCTCATGCGGCGGGCGCTGGAGTCGCTCGAGTTCCACGAGGGGCACCGGGTGGCCGCGCTGGTGCTGACCCCGGATGGCCTGCCCGACGAGGCGCTGACCCTCTTCGGGGAGGACGACTTCATCAACCTGCCGCGGAGCCTCGAGCCGGTGGAAGTGGTCGTGCAGTTCAAGCAGACCCTCGACGGCGAGTGGAAGGTGGGCTTTCGAGGGAAGGGGAACGTCAACGTGCAGGCCGTCGCGCTGCATTTCGGGGGCGGAGGTCATTTTTCCGCGTCCGGCTGCGAGATGACCGGGACGCTTGATGACATCAAGAGCAAGGTCCTGCAACGGGTTAGGCAGGCTCTGCACGAAGTGTAAACGATCGGCGACAAATCAAGAATTAGTTGACACCATGGTACACCGGGGTTACGCTTTGTGGTGAATCCTGGCGTGGAGGTTGCCATGGTTCCCGAGGACTCCCCCAAAGACGGCGCCGGCCTGCCGCCTCGCTCTGCGGCGCTCGAGCGCTTGCTTGGTCGCCAGGGCGCCGCACCGGCGCCGATCCCCGAGACGCGTGAGGAGGCGGGCTCCGCCGCCTCGACCAGCGCCGACTGGGAGCTGGAGAGGCTGCGCGGACAGCTGCGCCAGGCGCAGGAGCGCCTCGCGGATCTCGAGGGCGTGGAGGCGTCACATGGTCGACTGATCGGTCTGCTCGAGGCCAATGCGGAGTTCCTCGTTGCCGGCGACACCGAGAAGCTGCCGGGACGCGTGCTGGCCATCGGCCTCGAACTCACCGGCGCCGAACGCGCCGCCTTCTTCCGCATCGGCAAGGACGGCGCGCTGCGCCCGGCCCTGACCCGGCCCGAGGGGGCGGAGTTCAGCGCGATCAGCCGCTCCGTCGTGCGCGACGCCCTCGTGGGCAAGGAGACGATCGTCCATCAAGGGCGCGTGGCGCGCGAGGGTCTCGAACGGCAGAGCATCCTCGATCTCGACCTCGAGACGGTGGTCGCCACGCCGCTGATGGCGCGGGACCGCCTGCTGGGCGTGCTCTACCTGGACGGCTCGCGGGCCGGGCGCTTCAGCCGGGCGGACATTCCCGTCCTCGAGGTTTTCTCGCGGCTCGCCGCCGCGGCCCTGCTGCGGCTCGAGGAACTCGAGCAGGCGCGCGCCACGAGCGTGCAGCTCAAGGTCGAGAACGAGGACCTGCGCACGGCGCTCGGCGAGCGGACGCGCTTCGGCAACATCCTCGCCGCGAGCCCGGCCATGCTCAAGGTGATCGCGCATCTGCGTCGGATCTGCGCATATCGCAGCACCGTGCGCATCGCGGGCGAGACGGGGACGGGCAAGGAGCTCATCGCCCGGGCGCTGCACAGCGAGGGCCCCTGGGCCGACCAG
Above is a window of Candidatus Latescibacterota bacterium DNA encoding:
- a CDS encoding protein kinase, with translation MFPSAQQPPREGLLAEGASSQIYLSRDNVGRPAALKLSRSERWDASLLAEARAAAQYRHPSLLPVLEHGVAEDGRIWLLLPLLTGSTLSDWRPPLTDLLDALTGVADALDLLHHGGVGHADLKPGNLLLDDRSGPPRLLLADLGLLSPLGEVAPGGTPAYLSPRRLDGQPLTWRDDLHSFAVLLFEALAGELPWSAKVGDALLQSIRAGRLDSLQSRRPELSGEIDAYLAETLCGDRAGRGVMGWLDGLRAQLGIAPHPRCLFLRDVPLGGEEGSIGNRTDLVRWLQANLYSVTSDSVTPGHEELRTLEVLGQGSPQRMRSVLETLLREQELKDHSGLAVFAHGPAVARSVVSEALALRGTAPVVGDAEVSSVLACLPVPASRALLREWLGDFDMQVNALLERGVSAGELTSVDEVRIQGVGRMASRDFSASVPPLPSALFAELWGNSKGQHASRIRIVALAAATASSRILDGLGQAELLDLIERAPGEDCDELLELLRSMSGSVRGRILTGLLTIVRRVRTDQLDAAVEAYWDVEPLLTLDVSAALNKLLFYQLSESGRLQEASEFLRRWSRHRGKECSGTVIEIQMAAREVSILAAYGAFDEAREKLAGYEDRFEGRRGRWILHMAQTNLAEAVGDRRERIAQSELALAGLEREGGAERMRLDLILSICGAIILCSDADQWGRIPDMLQQAEGLASESEVLLFQQRIDVLHAQMALFRGDFAEAERRYLRAKRDAERSGELSRAQYIEGGLTIVQKERGEGYDALRRLDAISSDRHAAESLRETLDGQDELADVCILVGDLERAAAIIEAGLPAAEETGRGFSIGIFRGLRGRLRHLLGDPAAAAPDLRAAVEQLQAAHALRDRNQYLLELIDADSMEDRDGARVAAIIEHEEAVSERRLLPKAWLLESRRLRRAGAVRDAALALQQAFEVAATLENPEHRWPLHLEAAELALEAGAVEAAREDLERALDILRDLSLQYPAGPLRERFLARPDRRLVLVRLRALDV
- a CDS encoding class I fructose-bisphosphate aldolase; this encodes MAKSTKDYLGGDPEGLLTHVCTTIPKEHLHLPGPDMVDRIYVPSDRNNRVLGNLEWIFQHGRLGGSGYMSILPVDQGIEHTAGASFAPNPAYFDPENIVKLAIEGGCNAVASTLGVLGAVARGYAHKIPFVVKLNHNELLTYPTKYDQRLFANVDQAYDMGAAAVGATIYFGSEESSRQIEEISEAFAHAHELGLATILWCYLRNSAFKKGDTDYHVAADTTAQANHLGVTIEADIIKQKLPENNGGFKAVGFGKSHPDMYGKLCTDHPIDLCRWQVANCYMGRMGLINSGGASGDNDFAEAVRTAVINKRAGGMGLISGRKAFQRPMDEGVKLLNAIQDVYLDGGVTVA
- a CDS encoding bifunctional oligoribonuclease/PAP phosphatase NrnA, which gives rise to MIDTATLRETGAYLLAQGRVRLLLHKHPDGDVLGSCLGLARFLGARGVDVAVFGPFERSVKFNFLAGFDAIEDGREEVRNPAFADTLYVVVDSTGLDRTGFADGDFQRLLRIDHHIGGSEYDPRDLKDTSYGATALLIADLLRALDEDAIDAELATCLYTGLMTDTGGFRYTNTDAHVFRSASFLAERGARPAEIAGFVHERRDPVYLLLMRRALESLEFHEGHRVAALVLTPDGLPDEALTLFGEDDFINLPRSLEPVEVVVQFKQTLDGEWKVGFRGKGNVNVQAVALHFGGGGHFSASGCEMTGTLDDIKSKVLQRVRQALHEV
- a CDS encoding sigma 54-interacting transcriptional regulator, whose protein sequence is MLGRQGAAPAPIPETREEAGSAASTSADWELERLRGQLRQAQERLADLEGVEASHGRLIGLLEANAEFLVAGDTEKLPGRVLAIGLELTGAERAAFFRIGKDGALRPALTRPEGAEFSAISRSVVRDALVGKETIVHQGRVAREGLERQSILDLDLETVVATPLMARDRLLGVLYLDGSRAGRFSRADIPVLEVFSRLAAAALLRLEELEQARATSVQLKVENEDLRTALGERTRFGNILAASPAMLKVIAHLRRICAYRSTVRIAGETGTGKELIARALHSEGPWADQPFVAINCGAIPETLLEAEIFGHEKGAFTGADQAKPGLFEQADGGTLFLDEIGDMPFQLQVKLLRVLEENEFRRLGGQSAIKVDVRVIAASHVDLEQRVAAGQFRSDLFYRLNVLSVKLPPLRERPEDVSMLAEHFLDYYAERLGVPRPRLAPSALRRLQREAWPGNVRQLQNSIQRSLALLGDGKVLGEDELVLDAHPGTAGVGASAREGESLKDLLARVEREHIARALEASGGRVTATAARLGISRQYLHRKLRDLGLRGGGRPSDS